The Camelina sativa cultivar DH55 chromosome 16, Cs, whole genome shotgun sequence sequence TGAACAAAAAAGTTGCTCGCTCATTCTAATTCGAACAAGAAACTGATAAAACGATCCAAACCTGTAGTGTTGACATTAGTAATCCAAGAGCATCAACTGTGATATACTGCTTGGCAAGCTTGGCCGTAAGAATCGGTGTCATAATCTAAAAAAACGGAATGGGATTAAATGGGGTGTCTTATCTACAAGAAGAATTGGAACAACCATGACAGTAAGTCACTAACCACAGCTGAAACAGTGCTAGCTGCTGTCATCAATACTGATAGCGCAACATTGCCACTGCACAATGAAAAAACAGAATACTCAGATCATCTAGATGAATTATAAGAAATACATGGAACTCGAAAACTGTTCTTTTTATTTGGATTACAAACCGTGCAATGTACGTGACAATATTACTAGCCGTACCTTCaaataacaaatgaaaaaagCATAAGAGCACCACATGAATGTTACTAAAATTCAATTGAAGTAAGGCAATGTATATTTACCGCCTGGACAGCAACCAACCAATATGAGACCGGCTGCGTAATGTGGTGGCAAATTTAAGAGCTTACTCACAAAATATCCTGATAGTGGCATCACCTGCAACACACGATTCATCAGCAAGTTATAAACTTATTATACATGCTCTAATACTACCCTTTCAATCGTTACAATGCACTGGAACCACCAAGATCAAGAGCTCAAACAAGAACACATACTACTCCACAAGTTTATATTAccaaatccaaaaaagaaaactctacaTTGTTCCTACAAAAATCTAATCTTTCCCTAGTCCTCTTATAATTTCACAACATAAGACGAAATAAAATAGTCTCATATTTGGATGAAGGGACAATGATGAGAGAAGCAGACGGACCGAGTACTGCAAGACAAAGCCAGCGAAGAGCTCCTTGGGCATGGATAAAGCGCCACGAAGGTCGTCGAGGGTCAAAGTCATTCCCATTCCGAGCATAGTGATCGTAAGACCTGCAGTGGTCCAATTGGGAGTGACCCAATTGAAAGTAGTTGGTCTCAAAAGCCCCAACAAGCATCCAAGAGAAACCCATACCGGAAACGCTATCGAAACCGCCTCTCCCAAATACTCAACCCACTCGccaaagctcttcttctttttctcagtAGGAAAATCGTTCGACGAAATGCCGCAACGAGGAACAAAGTCAAACCGACGACTCCTACACGAAATCGGAGCAGTAGATTGGTTCTTAAGAGAAATTTCGCGACTCGAGGAAGAATTAGAAACCCTAGAAGAGCCAAGACGTTGCGGAGTGAGCTTAGATTTTTGAAGCAGCGGATACGATTTCAAAGGCGTTGCTCCTCCGTtcaagagagtgagagaaatCGTAGACgccatttatttttttctttctcaccgGCGATTCTCTGATCggactgatgaagaagaaaccagAGAAGATGTACGCACGtgccttttttttaattaaacacgTTGTTTGCTAAAATGGTCCCTGAATAAAACATGTTTCTCTACTTTTACCCCCAGtgaaactatttttttccacaaatcgTCCCCCTTTTTTTAATGACTCCACAAAGGCGTCTTTATGTGTTGCTAATGATCAAAAGAgattaaatttaagttaattaattcaaaaatcACAAGTCACAAACCACAAGTGACAATAATTGTAAAAAATGTGTCGGTGATCTGATTAAGGCAAAGCATATGGGCTACTGCAATAAATGATTGCGCATATCCCATATTAAAAAAGGaacaatgtatatatagtaaaaaaataatatcatcaCATTAAAATTCAATTGGTGTGTGAAAATTACGAAAGAGTCCCTAGATATGAAATAGAGTTTTGAGAACTCGTGAGAGCCACACATGATACCTAACAGGCTAACACTATAATACCGCAAACGTAAACGTACTGTAGTAGTATCCCAcaccatctttctttttttttttttttgatttaacaCACCATCATTTGTTTTActtacctatttttttttttcttttaaacatcattgaacataaatttttaattttttttttttttgacaatcgtTACTTCATTAGTATTTCGTATCCAAATTGAGGCTTAATATAAGTCAAGAGAATGTGGactaaaaacatgtaattaaGGGGTAATAACATGCCGGAGTCAATGTTTGAGAAAACGCGCAATTTTGAACACGCAAGTCAAGTCGTGTACCTACCCGCTATTGTAAATAAGTGAGAACAGGAAGGGTAAATCCGTAAGTTACAGCAATATAAAAAGGAATTGTCGTAGACTCTTCTTCCTTCCCTCATCACCAGGAgtcttttgtgtttcttctctctttctctctattttgaagactcttttttttttgaattttgattcttcttcttcttcttctcctccgttTCTTTCGCTTCTTCgtcaccttcttcatcttcacatTTTGTCATAACTTCCCAATTCCTATTCCCCCGATCTAAGGTTGTTTTTGAACGTTGAAGATCTGAGAATTCAAAGGTATATATGTTGTTTTAGAGAATCTCGAATTTTACAAAATGCTTcgctgagtttttttttgtttttgtttatcacagctcacttctcttcttttttttttttttttttttttaatccgaaTTGATGTTTGTTACCGAATCGTGGTTTTTTTGTACTCTGCTCTCTGATCTGGATTCTGGATTTTggatctaagtttttttttttccaattgcGTTTTGCGTTTTTGATTTCGTGAGATCTGCTGATTCAATCTCTAAACTCTAAGGAtctgtttgttgtgttgttgcgGCTACATGCAGCGCTGATattataatgatgatgattccATTCTtgtaaaacgcagcgttttgaagataaaaaaaaatcatcatgtCTTCGTATACTCCAAAGAACATTCTCATCACCGGAGCAGCTGGTTTCATCGCATCACATGTCGCCAACAGACTCATACGGACCTATCCTCATTACAAAATCGTTGTCCTTGACAAACTCGATTACTGTTCAAACCTCAAGAACCTCAACCCTTCTAGGCACTCTCCCAATTTCAAGTTTGTCAAAGGTGACATCGCCAGTGCTGACTTGGTCAATCATCTCCTCATCACTGAAGGTATCGACACCATCATGCACTTCGCTGCCCAGACCCATGTCGACAATTCCTTCGGTAACAGTTTCGAGTTTACTAAGAACAACATCTATGGGACTCATGTCCTTCTTGAGGCTTGTAAAGTCACTGGTCAGATTACGAGGTTTATTCATGTCAGTACTGACGAAGTTTATGGTGAGACTGATGAGGATGCTCTTGTTGGTAACCATGAGGCTTCTCAGCTGCTTCCCACCAATCCTTACTCTGCTACCAAAGCTGGTGCCGAGATGCTTGTTATGGCTTATGGTAGATCTTATGGCTTGCCTGTTATTACCACGCGTGGGAACAACGTCTATGGACCCAATCAGTTTCCTGAGAAGTTGATTCCCAAGTTCATGTTGCTGGCTATGAGAGGGCAAGTTCTTCCCATTCATGGGGATGGATCAAACGTTAGGAGCTACCTTTACTGTGAAGACGTTGCTGAGGCTTTTGAAGTTGTTCTTCACAAGGGAGAAGTTGGCCATGTTTACAATATTGGGACCAAGAAGGAGAGGAGAGTGAATGATGTTGCCACTGATATCTGTAAACTCTTCAACATGGACCCTGAGGCAAACATCAAGTTTGTCGACAACAGACCTTTCAACGACCAGAGGTACTTCCTTGACGATGAGAAGCTCAAAAAGTTGGGATGGTCTGAGAGGACCACGTGGGAGGAAGGATTGAAGAAAACTATGGATTGGTACACACAGAACCCGGAATGGTGGGGAGATGTGTCTGGAGCGTTGCTTCCTCATCCAAGGATGCTGATGATGCCTGGTGGGAGACACTTTGATGGCTCCGAGGACAATTCTTTGGCAGCTACTTTATCTGAAAAGCCAAGTCAAACCCATATGGTGGTTCCAAGCCCAAGGAGCAGCAGCGGCACACCGCAAAAGCCTTCCCTCAAGTTCTTGATATATGGAAGGACCGGGTGGATTGGTGGTCTGCTTGGAAAGATATGTGAGAAGCAAGGAATTGCTTACGAGTATGGGAAAGGACGGTTGGAGGATCGATCATCCCTTTTGCAGGATATTCTGACCGTTAAGCCAACCCATGTTTTCAATTCCGCTGGTGTGACTGGGAGACCCAATGTTGACTGGTGTGAGTCTCACAAGACCGAGACTATCCGTGCCAATGTCGCTGGCACGTTGACTCTAGCTGATGTCTGCAGAGAGCACGGACTCCTCATGATGAACTTCGCTACTGGTTGTATATTCGAATATGATGACAAGCATCCGGAAGGTTCAGGAATTGGCTTCAAAGAGGAAGACACACCCAACTTCACTGGTTCCTTCTACTCAAAAACCAAAGCCATGGTAATTCAAAGATTCAACACTCTTATCTCTGACGTCTTGCCTTCCTATGTATGCTAATTTTGTTATGAATGTGTCTACAGGTTGAGGAACTGCTAAAGGAGTTTGACAACGTTTGCACTTTGAGAGTAAGGATGCCGATATCCTCAGATCTTAACAACCCGCGGAACTTCATCACCAAGATCTCCAGGTACAACAAAGTAGTGAACATCCCAAACAGCATGACTGTGTTGGACGAGCTTTTACCAATCTCCATTGAGATGGCTAAAAGAAACTTGAGAGGAATCTGGAACTTCACAAACCCAGGTGTGGTGAGTCACAACGAGATCCTAGAGATGTACAGAGACTACATCAACCCTGAATTCAAATGGGCAAACTTCACACTAGAGGAGCAAGCTAAAGTTATCGTGGCTCCAAGAAGCAACAACGAGATGGACGCTTCTAAGCTCAAGAAAGAGttccctgagctactctctatTAAGGAGTCTCTGATTAAGTATGCATTCGAGCCAAACAAGAAAACCTGAAGAGTCAAGGATTGTGATTCGTCATTAGATTAATCACCTCTAATATCAGTttctattatatttgtttttgtgttattgttTAATTTACCTTATCATTCCCCTTCCTTCACTAGATTTGCTTATCCTTCACTAGATTTGCTTATGTAATAAGAGCTTGTTGTAATATTTCTCTATTGTGTTCTTGTTCTCATTTTTGTCATaagcttctttttattttgtcacaAGTTTTGCTCTACTCTTATTATATTAGAATCAAACCACTCAAAAGAGTCTGGTAATGGCTGCTTTTTgttacaaaacaataatttttattgggTTACATGATGAACTCACTTGACACCGTCTTGGGATATTAAGGTGAGGATGATGTCGTGTCGGCGAGCTTCTCAAGGAAGCAAACAACGTCGTCAGGTGAACCAAGGAGATATCTGGCATTGGTGCGAGTACGACCCACAGCGCAAGAGAAGTAA is a genomic window containing:
- the LOC104754012 gene encoding probable sodium/metabolite cotransporter BASS1, chloroplastic, with translation MASTISLTLLNGGATPLKSYPLLQKSKLTPQRLGSSRVSNSSSSREISLKNQSTAPISCRSRRFDFVPRCGISSNDFPTEKKKKSFGEWVEYLGEAVSIAFPVWVSLGCLLGLLRPTTFNWVTPNWTTAGLTITMLGMGMTLTLDDLRGALSMPKELFAGFVLQYSVMPLSGYFVSKLLNLPPHYAAGLILVGCCPGGTASNIVTYIARGNVALSVLMTAASTVSAVIMTPILTAKLAKQYITVDALGLLMSTLQVILLPVLAGAFLNQYFKKLVKFVSPVMPTIAVGTVAILCGYAIGQNSSAILMSGRQVVLASCLLHTSGFFFGYLFSRLLGIDVASSRTISIEVGMQFYSTFVEGSIGIFELGTASLVAEY
- the LOC104752287 gene encoding trifunctional UDP-glucose 4,6-dehydratase/UDP-4-keto-6-deoxy-D-glucose 3,5-epimerase/UDP-4-keto-L-rhamnose-reductase RHM1; the protein is MSSYTPKNILITGAAGFIASHVANRLIRTYPHYKIVVLDKLDYCSNLKNLNPSRHSPNFKFVKGDIASADLVNHLLITEGIDTIMHFAAQTHVDNSFGNSFEFTKNNIYGTHVLLEACKVTGQITRFIHVSTDEVYGETDEDALVGNHEASQLLPTNPYSATKAGAEMLVMAYGRSYGLPVITTRGNNVYGPNQFPEKLIPKFMLLAMRGQVLPIHGDGSNVRSYLYCEDVAEAFEVVLHKGEVGHVYNIGTKKERRVNDVATDICKLFNMDPEANIKFVDNRPFNDQRYFLDDEKLKKLGWSERTTWEEGLKKTMDWYTQNPEWWGDVSGALLPHPRMLMMPGGRHFDGSEDNSLAATLSEKPSQTHMVVPSPRSSSGTPQKPSLKFLIYGRTGWIGGLLGKICEKQGIAYEYGKGRLEDRSSLLQDILTVKPTHVFNSAGVTGRPNVDWCESHKTETIRANVAGTLTLADVCREHGLLMMNFATGCIFEYDDKHPEGSGIGFKEEDTPNFTGSFYSKTKAMVEELLKEFDNVCTLRVRMPISSDLNNPRNFITKISRYNKVVNIPNSMTVLDELLPISIEMAKRNLRGIWNFTNPGVVSHNEILEMYRDYINPEFKWANFTLEEQAKVIVAPRSNNEMDASKLKKEFPELLSIKESLIKYAFEPNKKT